The sequence below is a genomic window from Mycobacteriales bacterium.
GACGGGGTCGAGTTCAGCGGGGCGCAGACGGTGCTGAGCTGGCAGCTGAGCCGTCATCGGGCGCTGGTCGCGCGGTTCGGGCCGGTGTTCGGTCCGCCGGCGGTCGGCAATGACCCGCTGCGCCGGCCTGTGACGCCCCCTGACGGCCCCTTCTTCCTGGTTGATCTTGACGGATTCTGGCCTAGCGCTCCAGCGAGCGCGGAACCGTATGACCCCTCTTCGTTGTTGAGCACGGTGCGGGAGCTGCATGCGCCGATCGAGGCCACGTTCCTGTGGGCCACCACTAAGCAGTTCCGGAAGGAAGTCCTGTGACCACCGCCGCCCCTGGCACTCCGTATGCCAAGCCGACCCAGGCCGAGAACGTTCGCGTTCCCGACCTGGGGCAGGACGGCACCGCGAGCCACACGCGCGCGCTGAACAACCAGGCGGCTGGTCTGCGCGACACGGTCAGCCAGCTTCAGCAGGACGTCGAGGCGATCCACCACGACACTAGCGAGCTCGACCTGCAGAACCGGGCTGCGGAGATCAACCGGGACAGCAGCCTGGTCGAGATGCTTGAGGACCTGGCGGACCGTGGCATGTCGTGGTCGGACATCGCCAAGGCGGTCTCGGTCACGCCCGCAGCGATCCGCAAGTGGCGTCGGGGCGAGGCCGCGCAGGGCCGCACGCGAATGCTGGTGGCGCACCTGTTGGCGCTGCTCGAGTGCCTGGAGCGCGCGGCTGTCGCGGAGCCGGTTGCGTGGCTGATCAGCCCGCTGACTCCGTCAGTGCTGGTCACGGCGTTGGACCTACTGCGCTTGGGCTACACCCAGGACGTTCTCGATCTGGCCTACCGGCGGACGGGCGCGACGGTCGTGCTCGACAAGCACGTCCCAGACTGGCAGAGCACCCGTAACCGGCGGCTGCAAGTCGAGGTCGGCCCCGATGGCGAGATGAGCCTGGTGCCCTTCAACGGCTGACAGGGCAGGCGCGGGCGGGCATATGCGGCCGGCCTAGGTCTTGGGGCGCGGGTACCTGCTCTGCAGTTCGACACGGATTTCGCGCTGCGCCGCGACCTGGGTGGGCTCCTTGCCGTGCAGGCGCGAGCGCAGCGACGTCTCATCGTCGGACGCTCCCAGGAGGTTCTGGAACTCGGCTCCGAGCTCGTTGATGCGCTCCTCGAGCGCGGCGGGGTCAGTGATCGTCTCGAGGCTCAGTGCCCGGTCGCACCAGTCCTGCTGCAGTGAGAGCTCGTGCTGGATGGGCCGGATGAGCTCAGTGATCTCCTGCTCGTCGGCGATGAACCGCGCTAGGTGGTTGATCCAGCGCTGCAGCAGGACCATCTGGCCGTACTCGCTGAGGACTGTGACGCGCTCGAGCGCGTCGAACTGGTCGGTCTTGACGGTATGCAGCTGGTGGAACGACACCGCCATGGGCTTGTTTTGGCCGCGAAGGTCGGGGAGCGGGAACCAGTCGAAGTACTTCGTCTGCCACTCGTCCTTGTCGAGGACCTTGAGGACGCGGAGCTCAGCGACGACGAGCTCCTTGCGAAGCTCCGTGGCCGATCGCCGCATCGAGCACGGGTGCGCGATGATCATCGAAAGGGGCAGCGTAAGGCCGCCCGCGGTTACGACGTCGCGGAGCACGTCGCCCTGGGCGTACGGCCGGGTGGCCGGTGGGGCGTCCATGCCGAACTCGTAGAGCAGCTCCGGCTCGTCCGGCGCCACCAGCATGCGCTTGCTCACTGCTCTCCCATCTCCCGCGTCAGTATCCCCGTCAGGGCGGTTACCAGCGGGCAACTGCACGCCGCGGCGGTCACGCGTCCCAGGCGCACAGTGCGCGGACAGCGCTCATTCGCGCACAGGTGCGGGTTCTCGTGCGGGAAGGCTGCAGGCCACCGAGCGGGCCAGGGCAACTAGCACGCACGGCAGTGCGTCGGGTGCTTGCGCCGCGGCGGCGTTCGCCGACGGCGCTAGATCGTGACCGCACCCGCCCCGGTATGCAAGTCGCTCGGCGCAATCCGTTCATGCCGCTACGAGGAACCCGGCCATACCGTCGACCAGCCGGTCCGCACGAGGCGGCCTTCACGGCCGCTCGCCCGAGGCCACACTGGATTGCTAGTCCGCACCACGGTCGGGGCTACACGGCCGTGGAGCATGACTGCGCAAGCATGTGGGCATGGCGCTCGCGCACCGAGACCGGTTCCGCATCAAGAGCCAACTGTCCGATGCGCTCGAAGAGGACCGAGAGTGGACCTTCTCGCGGCGCAACCTGCTGTTCGGAGAGTTCGGACTGCCACAGCAGGACGGCGACTGGAACGGATTCTCGCTCGCGGACGTCCTGGCCCAGGCGAGCGACGAGACGCTGATCGAGTTGTACGGGATCGTGCTCGGCGTCGACACCAACGAAGTCGTCAACGTGGTGGAGTCGGCGCCGAGCGACAGCGGGTGGAAGTCCGGCTACGCCCGCGTGTTCCTCTCGCACTCCGCGCAACACAAGGAGTTCGCCGGCCAAGTCGCCGACGAGTTGGCGGTCATGGGCATTCACGCGTTCGTGGCACACGACGCGATGGAGTACAGCCAGCCATGGCAGGAGCAGATCGAGCATGCTCTCCGAACGATGGAGGCCTTCGTGGCCCTCGTGCATCCGGAGGCGCGGGACAGCGCATGGTGCAACCAGGAGATCGGGTGGGCACTCGGGCGCCGCGTCCCGCGCTACGTCGTACGCATGGGTGCAGACCCGGCGGGCTTCGTGGGTCGGGAGCAGTGGCCGAGCGGACACGCACGCATGGCGAAGCAGGTTGCGCAGCTCGTCTATCGCTGGGTGGCAGGACTGCGCGAACTCGGTCCATCCATCCTTGACGGGCTCTTCAGCGCGCTGACAGACGCCGGCAACTACATCGATGCCGGAGCCGCGTCCGAACGCGTCGCCGCGCTTGAGTCGCTTGCGCCGCGCGACTGGGAGCGACTGCACGAGGTTTGGTGGTCGAACGACCAGCTCCACGGCGGGGTGCTCGCGACACGAGCGATGAGGCCGTTCTACGAGCAGAACCGCCAGCCGTGGCCGCCGCCCAAACCTGCACCGCCCGCGCCAGTCGACCCGGACGAACCGCCCTTCTGATTCCTCCTGCGCAGGCTGCAACATCCGCTCATGCCGCGACGCGGTCGCTCACCGAAGTCCGCGTGCGACCACTGATCGCATAGTTATGCAGCTCGGGACGTCCATCCAGGTCCAGCCCGGCCGTGGAATCACCAAACAGAGTGCCAGCTACGGTCGCTCCGAGTCGGCGTCATTCGGGCGACCTAAGGCGCCGTTCGTGGATCAGGCGGTCCTTGCCCAGCCAGTCGCAGCTGACGACGGCATCTGTTCGGGTGGGCATGGATCTTCCCGCCGTCATTCCTCGGTCCCGAGTGAGAAGTGAAGCCCCGCGTCGGTTACCCCGGAGCCCTTGAGGCGACTCTCAAGGAATCTGGCCGATCGCTCGCCGCAGCCGACACTGGGGTCGTCCCGTCGGCTGACAAAGCCCCTGGTCGGGGGCTTGCCTGGCTTTTGGCACCGCAGGTCAAGGCGGGGCACCGCCATCGTCGAAGGAGGATCCCCTGCCGGACGGCTCGAGCACGCGTGTTGCAGAATACCAACTATGCAACACAAGGACTCCGAGCCGAGGCGCTGGTGATCTTCGATGGTGTCGAGTGGGACGAGAGCAACCTGGAGCATGCCTGCCGGCGGGTCACGGCGGAGGAGATCGAGCAAG
It includes:
- a CDS encoding toll/interleukin-1 receptor domain-containing protein, producing the protein MALAHRDRFRIKSQLSDALEEDREWTFSRRNLLFGEFGLPQQDGDWNGFSLADVLAQASDETLIELYGIVLGVDTNEVVNVVESAPSDSGWKSGYARVFLSHSAQHKEFAGQVADELAVMGIHAFVAHDAMEYSQPWQEQIEHALRTMEAFVALVHPEARDSAWCNQEIGWALGRRVPRYVVRMGADPAGFVGREQWPSGHARMAKQVAQLVYRWVAGLRELGPSILDGLFSALTDAGNYIDAGAASERVAALESLAPRDWERLHEVWWSNDQLHGGVLATRAMRPFYEQNRQPWPPPKPAPPAPVDPDEPPF